The following nucleotide sequence is from Capricornis sumatraensis isolate serow.1 chromosome 5, serow.2, whole genome shotgun sequence.
TTCTGGCCACATCTTGCCTGTTCTACATATCtatctataattttatatatttgaatgaaACCTTTCACATATATGGATGCCAGGTGAACATAATTATAATAATACTTGGCAAGGTTAAAGAGGCAGCCAGAGAAGGCCTGATCCTCAGAAAGTTGTGGAGTTGGTTCGGAGAACACAGTTCCTTTAGGAGCAAAAACAGATGGATAACAACCAAGGAATTTACTCAATATGtatcattaaaataaattcacCTTGGGAGGCTGAGAGTAGTTGATAAAGCCATGCTCTCATGTTCTGTTTCCAAACGTGAGTCAGTTTTTCAACCCAGAAACCACTGACTGAAGAAATGGACTGAAAAGACCCCAGTCCTGTTCCCAGGAGAAGGACCCTGCGACACACGTTAAGTACACGTGGTGATGATTCCCCTAGCCCCTCCCCCAAGGGACGTACCTCGAGGTGCTTGAGTAATTGCACTGGGGATAAAGGTAAGAAAAGCCCAATATTTGTTGGACACAGCGTCTGAATTGACATTGATAGCTGGGATCCAGAGTACCTCGTGTAATGCGGGGATGTGCCAACCAGCTAATAAATGGAGTCCTGGCCAAGGTTTGGCTCGCAGTGGGTCAGCTCTGCAATGTCATTTGTTTAGCCTCTGAATGTTTTATTAGAGAATACTCAGTACTTCATAAAATCCCTCACATTTTGTCACCGACCTATAGTATATAAGAATCATTATAATGGAGgagacaagagaagaaaaaagaaaacccaagtaAGTAGGAATTTCCAAAACTGCCTCTATCtctcaggcaaataataattcaaaaatgATATCTTACCATGGGGTAGTggtggagggggtggtggtgatggaggagaTATTAAGTACCTAAAGGCTAATTGAGTCCCGTCATCTGGGTTGAGAAAGGCAATCGTAGACTGCAACCGCACTAAGTCACAGGCTCAGCTGCAGTTGAAGTGCCACATGTGGTATCCTTTCCTTTGCAAATGAACATAGTCTCAAGTCCATGGTGGGCAGACATTGGTTGGGTAGATGCATACTTTCTATCCCTGTTAGGAAAGTAAAAGATCAGAAACTGTGTGTATTCACAGGGAAAAGATTATAGTATACCTTTGTGATTTTACCTCATAGCTGTTTAAACTTTCTTGTCCTTTGTCATCCTATAATTTGAAGAGGATGCCACAGAGAACATCAATTTAATACATTATATCAATGATAATGTATTTATTAGACCCTATGAGCAAGAAGTTGCTAGCACATTGGACACTGATGAGACACACATGCCCCCTAAAGAGTAGGAGAGAGATCCTAGGAGAGAGAACCTAAGATTAAGGGGCCTCCTCACGTCAGTAACATTTTTAGAGTTCCATTGGTCAGAGGGATTCCAGGATGTGGCTTCCAAAGTAAAGGACAAATGATTGCACCCTGAACTTCCCAAACATGAAGAAGGAAGTATGATGTCTAGTAGGCCTCTTCGGATCTTAGAGGCAGTATATTCCCACTGGAATATATTTAGGTGCTTCCACACAATGGCATGAAAGGGTGCCAGCTGTGAGCAGAAAAGGGCTCTGCAGTCATATAGCCTGGCAGGTTCAAAGGTTCTAGAGACTTCAGTTGAAGGAAAGCTGGAGTTTATGGCAAGCACCAATAGGAAATCACAACTGAGGCCTTGGGTTTTAGAGTAAGGCCATGCCATCTTCAGTGGAGAATTACATAttgtatgaaaaatgaaaatagttcaTTTTATGAGATGAAGTATGAGAGACGAAGTACCTGAGCATGGGGCAAAATTTTCATGTGGTTACAACTGGCACTCTTGAGTTGGGATTCTTTCAGACCCATCGAGTCATAACTTGAAGCAGGTGTGCAGTAATCCATGGTAAGATGGGACTGGTCCATCCAGGGTTGAGCAAGAGCAGGACCTGAGGGCTTCTGGGAATTGCGTGAGCAGGCAGCATGGACCCCATGGCATCCATCACTGCTGTATGTCTCTCAGGTCACACCTACAGGTATATGGGCCATCCTTTACGACCAGTtgtaaaaaggaggaaaaacccAGACTTGGTTCATGGACTAGCTGCTTCTGTGGGTGCAAGCTGAAAATAGATGGCATTTAAAGTCAAACACAGGGAAAATCTTTCCAATGGGCAGAGATTCAAGTGGTGACCTAGTCTACCCCTGTGTGTGGAAAGAGAAATGGCATGAGTTTAGAATATATGTGGACTCTCGGGCAGTGAAAAATGATTTGACTGGCTATTAAGGGGTTTGTGGAGACAAAGATTGGAAGATCAAGTGAAAGGGGTAGAGGCATGTGGCATATGGGAGTGGGCGTGAAGTGTGAGCATCTTCATATCACACGTTAATATCACCCCAGTGCTGGGACAGTGAGTTTATGAGCAGAAGGGCTATGGGGGCAGGGATGAAAGCCACGACTGGTCTCAATAATATGGACTTCTATTCATTTAAGTTGATCTAGCGTTTCTGCTTCAGCTTGAAGTTCAACTTGTCAGAAACAGACTAACAGTGAGCTCCTGCTACAGCACCTTGAAGAGACCAAGCTGGCACTTGATGGCAACTTGATTTACGCTAGACACAGTAGCAGATGTATTCCAGGTATGAGTTTGTCTTCCTTGTTTACACCATCGCAATTTGAGGATTTGATTTATTGGCATGGCATCTTACATATTTTCATGTTACAGTAGGGGACTGACTTAATAGCTGAGGTATGGTAGTGAGCCCATAGTCAGGTCGTCTGTGGTCTTAATTCATACCCAATCACCAGAAGCTTCCCCAATGATAGGAATATTGGAATGGCCTGTTAAAGACATATGTACTcagtttcttcagtcgtgtctcttttccgaccctgtggactgtggcccaccaggctcctctgtctatgggattctccaggcaaggacattggagtggattgccatttcctcctccaggggatcctcccaatccagggactgaacccacgtctcctgcattggcaggcagattctttactgctgaaccacccaggaagcctgttAAAGGCACAGCTGTAGCATTAGCTTAGCAGTGTGGAGGTGGTATTTTTGAGGATGGGATATCATCCAGGATATAGTATATACTTTGAGTTCAAAAGATTTATATGGTGCTATGTATGATAAAAGAATACATGGGTGTGGGAACCAATAGGCAGAAGCAGGAGTGGACCTACTTACCAGTGTTCCTCTTGGAATTTGTGCTTCCCATCTGAGTAATTCCTGTTGAGTTATAAGCTGCAGTTATCACTTGGCCCCTTTGGGTTCCTTATATCAAGAGACCAGCAGACAAGGAGGCACCATCCCGGTAGGAGTAATTGACCTGATGCCTCTTAAATAAAGAACGTGCACCCCTGTTGGTGAGTACAAGGCAGTAGACACTGTCAGCTCCTTCAGGAATTCCCAGCTGCAGAACCTCCTTGGTTATTGAACATTTACTGATGTACCAGTCAGCTTCACCTAGGAACCTTGAAGATTCCTGTGGGGTCAGTTATGTCCAGAGGCACTCCTTAGAAAGCCACCTGTATGCTAAACTAGAGTTTACTTCCTGTGGGAACCCAACCTGTGATGAGTTGCCTTTAAGGCTCTCAGCTTTTATAGTTTAAATGTACTAATACAGAGAAGAGTAGAGTATGGGATTACTATTAGGGGCAACTAATATGGTCTCTGGGGGGCCTCAAAgagttattggaaaaaaaaaaaaccccaatttAGCCCTTCAAACATGGTTGTTAACAATGAGAACAAACTTTTTGAAATATGAGAGCATTCTGAAAATGGGTATTTGTCCACTGTTATGTGAGTTCACTAGTGAAAACATGTCTCTGTAAAAACCCTCATACTTAACAAATGGAATTTTCTATCCCGTTTACCAATTTTTATTAACTGTCTACTGGTGTTGAAATTTTCCttatatttgaatttctctaaattATTGAATTGCCTACTGATCAAAGGCAGTCTTTGTTTCGAAACTTATCTACAATTCATTGTCAccccttttctcatttcttgatACCAAATtagggattttttaaaactactatTTTCTACAAAATATTTGTGCTAGGTCTTGGTTGTGGGATTTGGGAtccttggttgcagcatgtgggatctagttccctgaccagggatggaacccaggccccctgcattggtgtatggagtctcagccaccagATCACCTGGAGAGTCCCCCAAACTAGGGATGAAAGAATTAATTTTGGAAGAAAGTACTTCCAAAGGTAAGAAAGATTATTTCATTTCATAAGCTAGCCTGGTATTTTTCCTCATAGCTTCTAATGAGCTACAAATAACTCCTCAGTGCCAGCACCCCAGCATAGTCCACCAAGCTCACCTTCAGGTGTCAATGTTTCTGGTGGTAATGATTTCTAGAACTCAAGACACTGAActacatttgtttgttttgtgtgaaaatgaggtttttaaaagcaatattaTGGAAATCTATTTTAATAGACAATACATAAAACCAGTGTACCTAATTTATAATGCTGAATTTTCATATTCTCTAAATTTCACTTGAAATTAGTTTTCACTGACATAAAGCAAATTTACTATTcataaaaattcttagaaaacaatTATGAACTCAGTATGTAAAGAGTCACAAGTTtattccataatttttaaaaaataggtatgCGATTctatagaaaaatgtaaaatcacCTTTATTGTTAATATTTACATTTGGTTCTGTAAACAAAACTGGCAAACCCCCATTCCCCAAACtaagaatttttatatatatttataaagaagtCAAGAATATGATCTTCACTGCTTCTGAAAggcatttattttaaatctaaaagCCAGTAAATGTAGAAGttgaaggggaagagaaaaacaTTGTTAACAGATTTGAATTTTCCTCTTCCCAAATATCTAAAACATCACATATATTATTCTTTTCAGTATAGCTTGTGAAACCCAAAAATTCTGATTTCTCTTCACTAGTCTGAAATAAATCCAGTAGAGATTGTACTGGTGAGCTacaaattctgttttcttcttgtgTTGTAAGAAATTCAGTTCTTTTCTTATCTAACTCCACATTTGGttccaggttttcttttttatttcttcctaatgGTATTTTCACTTTCCGACAGATTTTACCAGAAGGCAAACTATCCATACTCTTGATGTCACACGTGTTGGGTTCCTCAGGAGGGCTTTCAGATGGAATTTCTGCCCAAATTGTTAGGTGCTCCTGTGAACTGTTTATTGCTAACAGATCAGAATTACGATGAAATACCGAATAAAAGTCCTTTTCTTTCAGATCCTTTGCTGGAAAAAGCACAGTATCTGACTTTTGTTTCCGTTGCGATACACTATCATCTGTATTGAAATTAGAAACTTGTACAGATGTCTGTGGCCTACAGGGACAGTGATCTACCTTCACTTCTAAGtcactttcatttaaaattaatttgtgttcagaaacatcaagaatgcattcttgtttatttttacatgGAGGCAGAGgtgtaaaattttgttttatgttattttcaGCTGGATTTAACATGGAACATTTAtgagatgttttatcatcaagTTCTCTCAGTTCACTAGAATGGTGGAGGGTATGTTCTGAAGAAGACACAGACTTTTGTTCAGGTTCCTGAACAGGTTCTTTATACAGGAAACCCTGCTCCCTCATATGTACATTTTCCCTGGAGTCTTTCTGAGAATTATGCAGCAATTCCAGCTCTTTAGTTCCAGACCTTTTCACAACATTTGCAATAATAGGAGAAAGGGATCCAACACTGTATTTtattcttcaaagaaaaaaaaagaaaaaaattaaaataattgctaTCAAAACTCTTTGAGTATCTTTTAAACCTGTTTATGAAACTTATTTAATTAAGAAACATTACAAAAATATAGAACTCTTAACCTTTAGCCAAATTTGCTTTAGATGTTTTGAAGTAATGAAACTTCACAGATATAGCTGAAAACTCTAGTGTGCCACTCCTTATCCACATTCTTCCACTTTCTACCACAGGCAAGCAGTATCTTGAACTTGGTATTTAAAACTGCTTTGACaatataaatcaaagaaagatgATAGTGAAGGGATCTGGATCTGCTCctaatttttttattatcttgaaaattttcttaacttctatattttgatttatttatatttaaatataacaaTTCTATATTATAATGAACCAGAAACCTTGTAACATACTTCTAAACATGACAAATTAGTAGTCCTTAAGTTTCATACACATATTTGACCTGAAACTCTCTTCTTCATGagggagtgaagtcgctcagtcatgtccaactctttgcgaccccatggactgtagcctacaaggctcctctgtccgtggaattttccaggcaagagtactggagtgggttgccatttccttctccaggggatcttcctagaccaaggattgaacctgggtctcccacattgcaggaagacgctttactgtctgagccactagggaagcctcttCAAAGAGCCTCTTAATATTCTTGAGATGCTATTTTgtattgtgtgtgcgtgctcagtcactaagtcatatcctaccctttgtgaccccatggactgtagcctgccaggctcctctgtttatgggatttcctaggcaagaatactggagtaggttgccatttcctcctccagggaatcttcccaatccagggcttgaacctatgtctcctgcattggcaggtagattctttaccactgagccatgtggttACAACAGCTCACTAATTATGTTATACATGTTATAGATAATGAAGCAAAATACAGAATTCCAACTGCCCCTTCAAAACCAGAATGGTTCCTTTTCTACTTATTTTGTTGATACTTTCACTTAAGACTCCTCTTGAACAAATGgaggatataaaatataaaaacactagTCCAACAACACTCTCTCCTTTGCAAGTCCAGAGATGTTTAGGTGACTTGCCTGTAGAGATAAAAACTGTGCAGGTAATAGGATACTGATTAAGGAATAACCACTTTATGTATAAGTACTAGTGTAGGATTTTGCTGCAGAATGAGTTTTTAGGAAATTCCACATTCTTACCGTAGCCTATATACGTTTTAATAGTTGAAGATATGCTTCCTccccaaatattttattaaatcagtCATGAGCAATCATTCTGAATGTTACAGAAATATGATGTTTAGTAGTCTTTATGCCTTTATGATTGGTCTAAAACCAAATATAAGAACTAAATAACCTATTGCATTATTACCAATTCTAGGGTATATCCacatgaaagcattttaaaaaattttagatttattGGTATAATCTTAATGAGGCTTAGTTTGTCATGTACAGTTACTGTATATTGAACAGCACTGTATTCACACTTAATGTTTATTAAAGGTACTGACACAACTTTTATCAGCAAGCAGAGCAGAAATATCTAgtaaaagtataaagaagatttaacagaagtagaagaattTCTTAAAACTCCTTAAGAATAACAAAAAGTTCTATTTTTTGAGTCCAAGGAGATGGTCTAGATGGGGGGCCAAATCTATCTAGTGTGCcatctatttttcaaataaaagttttattgggacataGCCACACCCATTTACTtactgtctgtggctgctttcattGTATAGAGGCAAAGCTGAGTAGCTGCAATAGCTATCTTGTAGTTCACAAAGCCTAAAacaattctttgtattttttgccAACTCCTCTTTTCGACTATGTTAAGAAGAGAGCCTTAAAAGTAATCTAAGGTAAGCACTTTTGGTGGTGCAAGTAATAAGTTATTAACCATATTTATATCCTGAAATTATAATCCTTCTAAGAACAGAAaactttggatttatttttagtttaatagTCTGATAGTCTTAAAACTTAGGTTGAtaaattaccttttctttttagGCGTGTCCCTTTCGTATTCCACAAAGTCAAAAACTAACTTAGATACAATGTCATCAACAACTTGATAGTGATTACTCTGTGCAAAGTTTCTGTGTTGCTCACTCAGAAGATGCTAAAACAAAAaagtatataataattatattttaaagtaatagatGCTTTTTTGTTTAGGTTTTCTAGTATCTTCTTGCCCTTAAAATTAAGTTTCTAATAACTACTCCAAACAAATATCCTTTATCAGAACTTAAAATAAGTagaataaaagttattttctcaGAAACCACTAAAACTACTTTGGTTTTCAGTCTTCCATTTTCCAATGAGAAGAATCAAGTACTAATGAATTTGTGGTTTTAAGGGAACTGAAAATGAGGGAGTTacatcagaaaatgaaataaagctgaagaaaaacagaaatactgaGCATTTAGAGTATGCTAATATTTTTGGAAAGACTTCTCTTTACTACATTATTTTATCCTTATATAATTACCACCAAGTAGTAAGTTAGGTAaaccttataaaatattaaatacatgaaATGTTATTTAACATATAAGAACCCAAAAGAAGAAtctagaagataaataaaaaaaaaagtacaactaATGCTGGGAATAAAAACAACATTTTTGAGATAAGCAAATAATGATCTCCATTACCCAGTACTTATGACAGAGAGTACCGAGACAGTCTTCTTCATTTTAAGGGTGGTCAAGAACAAAGTCAACAAGTTCAGTGTATTGAGATAAAACttagacaaaatatttttgagaaagttcagcttctgattaaaaataatttaaaactgttTTCCTCCTTTATTAAATAAACTGAACACAAAAATGTGACACAAACTTCCGTTATAAAACAAACTTGAATTTAGAGTCTGAAGAGAGAGGTAGTTTATGAATCAGATATTTCAAGTACTTTTTCTCAACTTTCCCACTATCTTTTACCAAAACCAAGTACCAAAACAGACCtacctattattttaaaaattaacattcaaacaataacagctaatatttaaC
It contains:
- the DBF4 gene encoding protein DBF4 homolog A isoform X2; amino-acid sequence: MPFINYSIQKPSSPFDVEKPSSTQKQTQVKLRIQTDGDKYGGIPVQFQLKEKKKKGYCECCLQKYEDLDIHLLSEQHRNFAQSNHYQVVDDIVSKLVFDFVEYERDTPKKKRIKYSVGSLSPIIANVVKRSGTKELELLHNSQKDSRENVHMREQGFLYKEPVQEPEQKSVSSSEHTLHHSSELRELDDKTSHKCSMLNPAENNIKQNFTPLPPCKNKQECILDVSEHKLILNESDLEVKVDHCPCRPQTSVQVSNFNTDDSVSQRKQKSDTVLFPAKDLKEKDFYSVFHRNSDLLAINSSQEHLTIWAEIPSESPPEEPNTCDIKSMDSLPSGKICRKVKIPLGRNKKENLEPNVELDKKRTEFLTTQEENRICSSPVQSLLDLFQTSEEKSEFLGFTSYTEKNNICDVLDIWEEENSNLLTMFFSSPSTSTFTGF
- the DBF4 gene encoding protein DBF4 homolog A isoform X1: MNSGAMRIHSKGHFQGEIQVKNEKNRPSLKSLKTDNKPEKSKYKPLWGKVFYIDLPSVTISEKLQKDIKDLGGRVEEFLSKDISYLISNKKEAKFAQTLGRISPIPSPESVNTAETTSPHPSHDGSSFKSPDTVCLSRGKLLVEKAIKDHDFIPSNSILSNALSWGVKILHIDDIRYYIEQRKKELYLLKKSSTSVRDVGKRVGVGTQKTKTGRLKKPFVKVEDMSQLYSPFYLQLTNMPFINYSIQKPSSPFDVEKPSSTQKQTQVKLRIQTDGDKYGGIPVQFQLKEKKKKGYCECCLQKYEDLDIHLLSEQHRNFAQSNHYQVVDDIVSKLVFDFVEYERDTPKKKRIKYSVGSLSPIIANVVKRSGTKELELLHNSQKDSRENVHMREQGFLYKEPVQEPEQKSVSSSEHTLHHSSELRELDDKTSHKCSMLNPAENNIKQNFTPLPPCKNKQECILDVSEHKLILNESDLEVKVDHCPCRPQTSVQVSNFNTDDSVSQRKQKSDTVLFPAKDLKEKDFYSVFHRNSDLLAINSSQEHLTIWAEIPSESPPEEPNTCDIKSMDSLPSGKICRKVKIPLGRNKKENLEPNVELDKKRTEFLTTQEENRICSSPVQSLLDLFQTSEEKSEFLGFTSYTEKNNICDVLDIWEEENSNLLTMFFSSPSTSTFTGF